The nucleotide sequence GAGCAGACTGATGTTAATAAAGTGGAAGGTGAAGTATCTTGTAAGTCTGACAGACTTTACAAATACTAACCAAATCGAGAAAAACTTAGTTTTTTGTCATACAAACATAGAATAACAAAACTTATGGGCCCTCCAAGTTTCTTGGAGTATAAAATCCTTCTTTGATCTCATACGAGGTTTGTGCATAAAGAAGAACACTTTGAAAACCTAGATAAAATAATGGTGACGCCTCTTAATAATTGTGGTCACAttgtttattgttttggttATCTAAAATTTTAAGATGGAAAAACTTAGTTTTGTGTCATATAAACAGAGAATCACAGAAGTGGTCACTACTAATATCTAAAATTATTGATTGTGATTATTTATCCACCTCATAACATttaaataaacctaaaaagCACAAGAAAGATAATAGGACTATTTACGGATTGAGACTGTTTACTAAGTATGTCATTAAACAAGCTCTTAATTTGAGCTAATAATACATGGTTACAAGTATGCTAATACACCATATAGAAGTAACCTCTAGCACACATGTAATGCTAAAATACCACAAGACAAATACTTAAACTAACACCATTGTTTGCAAAGCTACTTCAACCTCTACCTTGCATAAACCAATTCTATAGAAACACCTAACAACATTTCAAATTAACTGTAGCAATGCATATTATCTACAAGAAATTAAATCCTCATGCTCAGAAAAAACATAGGTGTTATTCCATTTGTGATCCATGCTTTGCAAATTTATTTGGCCTTGTAGACAGCTAGATCATCATTAATCACCGAGAAACTCCATCAATCCAGCATAGATAACTAGTTACTAAGTATCTCTGCAATGCATATGATCCATGCTTCCCATGTAGTCTCTCTTGTGAGGTTTCTCCTTAATTCATGACTCAATTTCTCCCCATGAATGGCTAATTGGAAAGCTGGATAGTAATACACTTGACCAGCAGTGTACTTTGCCAGAGTTCCTACAcaaacaggaaaaaaaaaaaatttacttcaAGTATAAGATCATCAACACGCAAGACTATATACTTAGAAGACCGCAAATGCTGACAGAATTACATCAGGACACATGGATACATCGATTGTTTACAAATATAACTACTACAATCAACACATAGCTTGTGAATTCTTTTTAAGCATCTATAGACCAGTTCATAGTCAAATAGATCCATGAGTTAGAGTATCAGTTTATTATTAAATCATAGTTGAAGCCCATAAACTCATGTCATCAAGTAATCATAAAACACTGCCATAACTGAAGAATCATCAATATATCAATCAGAAATCTTCCAGATTCTAATCAAGAGTAACAGTTTAAAAATAGAATGGCATAACGAAATACAtagaaattgaaggaaaataaaatacatagaaattgaagaaaaataaaatacctaAGGAGGCTATGTCAGTGTCCTTATCACTGAATGCATACATATTTACTTAGATTTGGTACTTGGAAAACTCAACAACCATCTGCTCATAAAATGGATCTTCGAGCAGTCTCAGTCCATGTTATTTATCTGTCCCAAATCAATACACTAATACACTATAATTCAAACACACAGAAAGATGGACTAGCCATTTCACTCTTCCAACCAATTCCACCACTCAAGGCCTCTATCCATTACATAAATATCAGAACATCAAGCAAGATGAGTTTCAATTGTTGTGTAATAAAATTGATATGCAATGGCAAGGCTTGTGCTCTGTCTTGGGTTTCTTCCACGCTAATACAACAAAATATCCAATAAACAAATGGCCAGTTTTTATCAAACATACAAGTATTTCAATAAGCAATTTTTAAAGTCAAACATCTATGCAACAAGCTAAAGCATCTTATTAAAGCCAAGCAGATGATAAATTCTAGATTACTAACATCACACATTTCAATTGCTAGTGGAAATTTCCATAGAAACTCAAAGCATGTACTTTCGGTAGAGACTTGCATGATAGTCATTGATTTCAATATAAAGTTGGATGGATGGATTTTAGTTATCCTGTAGTAAACAACAAGCACAGACTACATATGAGAAGGGTTAAAAAACATAGATAATACACTTATATGAGTCATTTTTATGATTCATTTTTTCACCGtcgatttttaattaatttaaacaattattttgaaaagcaattTCAAAATGGGTAAACTAATTTCAAAGCAAATGTCAGTTTTTACCAGATTTGGATACATGATTTTACAActaatttcaaaacaaatttaaattttggaaacaaaaattcaaaagagaACCCTAAACCATAAATACAAAGCATCATCACAAAATGTAAtgaaaaatttgatataaacATCACCTTCAACAGAGAGATTCAATTTTCGACTGGATTGTGACAGAGATTTCCAACGATTTGAGCGAGGGAGCAAGGTCGCGATTGAGACTCTGACGCGACGGTGACTGTGTGCCGACGGTTACTGTGACTTGACGGTGGCTGAAAGGGGACGGAGCAGTGGGAGGAGACTAGGGAAGGAGACATGGGGTGAGTTGAGAACATGTGTTGGTTGAGGGAGAAAGAGAGAGGTCCGGTTGTGTGAGAGAGATGGAAGAGTGGGATTGAGATGGAGACAGAACGGATCTGCGAacagagaagaggaagagattGTGAAAACTACCAAACTATCCCTAACACGTGAAATTACCAAACTACCCCTGCCACATCAGTGGTACAAAGAGATGTATGGAAAAGAGTGGTCTATGTAtctttttccaagaaaaaagtgATGCCGTTTTTGTGACGCTTAGAAACGAAGCCGATAGATAAAGCACAAGCAAagtcaaaaattcaaaaagcaATGCTGTGACTATTTTCACACGCATTGTACGACAGGTGGCACTGTTTATTCTCCCAATTCACAATTTTACCTTCCATAAtccattttttcttctataaaaaattcaatttctctCACCCAATCAAAACCATATATTATtatcaacattttatttttcattcttcCTTTCTTGCACGACCATCTGAGTATAGAACGATCCCTACATCTCCTCCTCCACCATCGCTTGACAGTTATTTTCCATATTTGTCCTTTCAAGCTTCAAGCCGTAGAACAAAAAACAATGGTTAGTTTTTTTTCATCACTACTCTTCGCGCTCTTTTTCTCTTcgtttttcagttttttttttcttttatttttcgtaACTGTGAATCCTTCACCAAACAGAAAATAATCAACTGAATTGAAGTTCCCAATGAATGATTCGCAAGTGGaatttgatttggatttttagAATAGAAGGGTTATTCGCGAGTTTTATGGTTTGTTAACTGATGAATTGCTTGTTAGTTTTGCTGATAGATCCGATTTTGGAATCTATTTTAGTGTTTAATTTAGGGTTGCATGATTGTTTAGAGATTTGTTTCATTGGATTGTTTGGTTGATTAGAAGTGCTATTGAATTTGATTCACCACTTTGTTTGAACCTCTCGATTGTGTTGTTTCTGTAGTGATAATTGTGATAGACTTATAGTGAATGGAAACTGGaaagtttgatttttgaaagaaatggaTTCTCTGCAGTTAGGTGTCACTGCAGTTACTAAGATGAAAATTAGATGTTTAAGATTGATTTTTCAAACTTACAATGTGAGTCGTCCGATGCTTGGATTTGACTGTTGTGATTTCTGATCGGAAGTAATCCGGGGTTGATTGCAAAATGGTTTATGTGGTCAGATAGTGAGTACAAGAACATCTCAACCATCCGATTTTTATCAGCAATTTATAAAATGACTGCATGACTGTAGGATTTTTCGATGTTTAGGGAATCCAGGTCCGTTGATAAGTGTAGTTGGTTCCATATATTTAAGACTtaagtttttgttgttgatcGTTAAAAGCTACACTAATCTAATGGTAATGGGGTTGTTGATATGCTTGTTTGTGGCGTTGCAAGTGTGTATGGAGAAATTTCCTTTTGTTAATTACCAAATATTTGTTGATGTATCTGATGTTTGTGAAATTTTACAGGCGAATGCAGCATCAGGTATGGCTGTGAATGATGAATGCAAGTTAAAGTTTTTGGAGCTCAAGGCGAAGAGGACCTATCGGTATATCATTTACAAAATTGAGGAGAAGCAGAAGCAAGTTGTTGTGGACAAGGTTGGTGATCCTGCAAATGGTTATGATGATTTCACTGCTAATCTTCCTGCTGATGAGTGTCGATATGCtgtttatgattttgattttgtcaCCGAGGAGAATTGCCAGAAAAGCAGAATTTTCTTCATAGCTTGGTAATGTCAACTTTTTGGATCTTAAAGCAACGGTTTAACTTATAGATTTGgatattccattttttaattttttatgattgattttaaCCCAAGTATATCATTTTGTTGTTTCTGATTGAAGGTGCCCTGATATTTCAAGGGTAAGGAGCAAGATGATTTATGCTAGCTCCAAAGATAGGTTCAAAAGGGAGCTTGATGGGATACAAGTTGAGTTGCAAGCTACTGATCCTACTGAGATGGATCTTGATGTGTTCAAAAGCCGTGTCAATTAATCTTTTGtgattgaataaaatttcttaTGTGGAATTTGTCTATAGTTTGTCTGATGGTCAGCTTGGTTAATTACATACATATTTGATTTGCCAAGTTTTGACATGAAGTCTAATGCACCTGAAACTTCTCTTGTTTCCATATTATGGTTTGTGACATACTGGGTTTGTGTTCGTTTTAATTTTTAGTCCCGTGCTTACTAATCgattaattttctaaaaatttctGTGTGATTGGACAAATATTTCGGCCAAGCTATTGACCGAAATATTTTCTTGAAGAATgatctgttttttatttatgacaattaaaaataatatgttgaCAAATATGAGGATAAATACATATGGATGCTCAAAAAATAGGGTCTCTAGGCTCTAATACATTGCAAACCTTATACAAGGAGAGAGCTAAACAACTAGGATAGCAAGACACATAATTGGTCGTTCAAATTTTGTGTATGCTTTTTACAATAGTGGTTGATTCATAACTTGATAACAGTACATTTGATCAATGATCTAGAGTTGGATTTTTACGTGGATTATCAACATTTAGGGCCCAAAGGACTCTAGTATGAATCATGTGTtggaaatataatataaaatcagtTATGTATCTTCACTTAAAAAACACAACACTTTTGGAATAGTTAGTTCACAAAAGAGTCAAGTCATTTATATACAATAGAGTCAAACTTTTAATATGCGCATAGATTGGAATCACTGGTACATGTATCAGTGTTTAGTACTCTGCATAAATGTTGAAGACATAACTGCAGATACTGCATAGTAGTAATGGTGATGACAATAGTATATTATTCAACATTCAATCCATAGAATTGTTAAACCTTCTTACAAGCTATCTCTGAAACAAACGTGTGGATCCATTAAGGACTATGACCCCATTAAACGTAAACTTCAGAATTTCAGTAAGATTGTTTCTTAACCGTTATTGATGTAAATTGAAATTTTCTTCGACaactactttttttaaaagttaagcGAAATAGATTCTCTGAGTTCTCAAGCTTCAAAAGAACTCATTTATAAGTCATAAACCTATCTTAGCACAGAAACTATCACAACCTGAAATTGGTGCATCCAAAATGAAACTTGAACAATGTTAACAGGACATCCTTTTAAAGATACTCCTTAACACagctttcttcattttttcagaaggaaaaaaaaaaacagctctTATAGTTCCATGATCATTTCAAAATGAGCATGCTGTAATGTGAGATATTTCGATCCTCAGTTAGTATTGCTAAACAACCCAGACTTTCTGAAGTTCCCATTCACAGACCATGgattaaattttaacaaaactaTGATATCTCCGTAGAATTCAAAGAATTCAGAATACACATCTTGGTATAGCACAAGTTGCAAGAATCATATTTATTCACCAAATATGCAGTTTATATCACAAAAACGAGATCATTGATGTTTCAACGGATCAACTCGACTATACATGCTTCCAGCAGGGCCAAACATACACCAAAATCCTTCTATTACCAAGCTCTTAAATCAAACAATGAAAGTggatacttttttttctttctataattcAATATCACATATTCACATTCTTAATAATGGCTATCTGTTGTAAAACAAAACGGTcccaaaatatcaataatttgATTTGAGAATTTGGTTACAAGAATATAAACAACTTCGATATAAGTTTGATCACTCGTGGTAACCTAAACAATACAAGATTTTCAATATAGGTCCAAGGATAACTACTAATTTAATATAACATTTTGCcaatccaaacaaaagaaaatcgcCATCATAGGGGCAATGCGAAGGTTTTCGAGAGATCTACAACTGCAAATGTGGCCCCATCAGCCATATCATCTGCAAATTTTCACACATCAATGATTGTGATTAAATTGCAACATCAATCACACAATGAAACCTTACTGAACATTAGCACCATTAAGACGATATACGTAACATTGATCATTATTCATCTAAACAATAAGATAGACAAAAGTTTGTGGGATCACTGACTACATTGCAGGCTTGTAGCCTACGAAATATTGATGCAGACACAACTATGGCATGTAGACAtcataacaataacaatttgaGAACAAATGAGAAAGTAACCAAGTGTATGGTGTTAAACTATGACACATGTTTGCTAAACATTGAATATCACGTTGAAACTGCAATCAACCGTAATTTAAAACCTTACTAAACATAACCACCATTAATTCGAATAATCTGACCATTAACCCATTCACCAGCATCAGAAGCCAAAAACCCAACCAAAGGAGCAACATCTTTAGTCTCACCAAGCCTCCCTAACGGCGACTCATCAATAATCTTCTGCACCTGCTCCTCCGTTCTCCCTCCAAAAAACATCTCCGTCGCAATCGGTCCCGGTGCAACACAATTCGCCGTAATCCCAGTTCCCTTCAACTCCTTTGCTAAAATCTTCGTCATAGTCTCAACTGCCGCCTTCGCCGCCGTATACGCTGCAAATCCCGGCCTCAACGCCGCAACCTGCGACGACGAAAATAGTATTATCCTCCCACCACCGCCGCGTTTGAGTCTATTAGCTGCCTCACGCGCGCATAAAAACGCACCGCGTGCGTTCACTCCAAAAACGCGGTCGAAGCTTTCTATTGAAGTGTTGGCGATGGATGGATAGGTGTCATCAATGACTCCGGCGCAGTTGATGAGGATGTGGATAGGTGAGTTGAAGAAGCGTTCGGCGGAGTCGAAGAGGGATTGGACTTGAGATTGATCAGAGATGTCGGCGCCGATGACGGTAGCTCGAGGGAGGGGAGAGGTGGCGTTGATGTCGGCGGCCAGCGAATCGGCGGAGAGTGAGTTGGACGAGGAGTGGTTGATGACGATTCGAGCGCCGAGTGAACTCAGGTGAATAGCGATTTCGCGACCGATTCCGCGGGATGAACCGGTGATGATTGCGACTCGGTTTTGAAGAGGAAGTGGCTCAATAACTTGTTGTGGTGTTGTAGCCATTCAGTTAACGGTTACTGGATGAAGTGAAGAGTGAAGACACTGGTTTTATTTTAGGcactgaagtttttttttttttgaaggaaaaaaaaaaaacttaatataatAAGCAAAGTGCATGTTACACGAGATAAACTTTTTGGAATAATTAAAAAGctcaattatcttttttattttataatttatgcaTATATCAcgttttgttttaaattttcatcaagaaatttgtttttctttttttgataaaggaaaaatttgtttttttaaaacaacaaagatctaTTCTTGTTGATATAGATTCAATTCAAATTTCAGAGACTTGCGTTTGAGTGTTACTACCTATGTGCGAAATAAACTTTATAGATGTTATAGATGAAAAATATCGAAGCATCTTTCAAAGGTTCTTTGAGTCTTCTTAATTATGGTGAGTAGCTAAGTTTTCATATCTGCAagattcattttcaaaattagaAATGTAGTTTGGACCAGATATATTGttcttcaaatatttcaatCTTAAAATTACCAGAAAATGAATACCGTGTCATTAACAAGAAAAACAGTTTATCTTACCATCTCAATGCATGTTTGCCTTTGCATCACAACACAAGCACACGAAATTTGCcgcataaaaatataaagaaaagaaCATCGTTTATGAGATAAACATCACAAAGCATGAATTATTCTACATTATGGTTCATGACTGGATCAATGATCATAAGGAAATGCTACCAACTCTTCAAATATGAGTATCTTACTATACATGTGAATCATATCTTTCTTTCTTGATTGATACAAAAGTGAATTCAATCAACACGAATCTCTAAGGTGTACCTATTGTGAAAGCACCTAAAGGGCTTGAAAAGAGAACATTTTTGTATACAATACACCAATAACAAATAGGAGGAGAGAAAGCTCAACAAACAACGTCTCTAATACATATCAAAACTTATCCAAGGATAGAGCTAAAAAGCTAGGATAGCAAGACATAAAATTAGTTTTTCGAACTCTGATAAAACCACGGCTCTAATTAGTGACCCCAATTTGGCAGCCTATTCCACCAGACTACCAAAACATATCATAAATTAAGTTAGCCATTACAAGACTAAAGCGTTAGTTTTGTAAATACATCCATAATTGTATCAGCACGTATGTATtaaaaaaagcattaaaaaaGGTACTTTATTGGCTAATGCAGTTATGTATGCATTTACAAAACTAGAGGGTTATCCTTGCTATTATGGCTAACTTAATTTAGGTGAAGAAGTATTGTTCTTCACTAAAAAGATCCAAATATACTCAAGTAGTAGTTTATTTTATGTAATCCTCTAGCATTAGTTGAAAGCAGTTGATGACAGTATTGATATATTTTACCTGAGAAATAGGACATACAAAAGATAAGTGCTTCGTGATTGTGACCTTCATTGCATACCTGCACACCCTCACCAGTTTAATTACAACTGCAACCGAGTATGCGGAAGGAAAAACTAAAACAATGTACACAACATAAATATCATGCTTCTTGGTAAGTAGCAGTGATgcagtcctcgtgagcttaacttagttggtatagacaatacataatatatgcaaggtccagggttcgaaccccgaccatgACCAAAAAAAAGGTAGTAGTGATGCAATATGCTAGTCACAAGATAGAGAccaagtttttataaaaaataaataaataatacaaacCAGTCCGACTCAAGCATCATTATAAGAGTCCTGGTATCTGGCAGTTGGGACGTAAGACTATATAAAGAATGTTCATCAAGTACATCAAAGAGGTAGACACTATTTTGAGAACAGTTTAAGCAATATAATAGCTGATGGAGATTTTAAGTAGAAAACGAAGGTTTTCTAAACCATAACTCATTGGCATATTCAAAAGTTAAAATTAGCAATtgaatgaacttttttttatatattttaaaccatctataataaagaaaaacattCATACAAATGCCACCTACAACTACAAGTTACATGTTCACATTTTCCCTGAAACAGGAAACATCGAGGCTGAACAATGACAGCCAGAAGGTCGCTAGTGCTGAAATGTATTGACCCCAATTCTGCAATTTAGCCTTGAGTCCAGATTTTGAACTCCACCATATTCTTCAGCATCTTTACCAGAATGAGGTGATTTCCAATTACACCCTTTTAGGCATGATAGTGcagttacaacttacaagtcACAATAAAATTCTCACGAGTCAATTATATCTTTTGGGGTTTTGCCTATCCAAGATACCACCGAGATTGGCCAAGGCATCATTAAATTTACGGATCTTGAGGAAACCTCTGATCATAGATGTTTCCCTTTCCGACATTTGCGCTTTCTCCATCACCATATTGATGAGTTCAATGAGAGTGTCCTCCATTGATAATGAACAAAGCCCTTCCGCCAAAAAACCAAATGATGGAAACTCTGGCAATATTCCTTTCTCCAACATCTCAACTGTAAAATCAATAGCCTCTTGTATTGGTCCTCCACCATTACACAGGCCACGGAAAACGATTTTGTGTGTTAAAGCATCTGGTGGATCACTTTTTTCCATCATTTCTCTGAAAAGTCTCATTCCTTCTTTAGTTCTCTTCCTCATGAATAATGCTTGAATCACAGGGTTATAAGCATGAGGAGTCAAGACTATACCTTTCATCTGGACCGATCGAAGAAGCTTACTTGCAACATCTACTCTACCAGCTCTACATAGTCCACCGATAAGAGTGCCATAGGTAAAGATATCCGGTTCACACCCATTTGAAGCCATAGTTTGCACAATATCACCTGCTTTCTCTATATCTCCAACTCTGCAGAAGTAAGTAAGCAATGAGTTATACGTGAATTTGTCAGGCTTTAATCCTTCCATTATCATCTGATCCATAAGTTGAGAAGCTTCTTCGACTCTCTTGTTTTTACAAAGACCGTCGATAAGTGTGTTATACGTTACAGAACTTCTCGACACCCCGAGAAGTTCCATCTGATCAAATATCTCCTCCGCATCTTCAATCCTTCTGCTTTTACACAAACCATCTATCAAAGTGTTGTACACCACCGCATTCCTAGCACAGCCACTCGACTCCATTTCTTTCAACAGCATCAATGCTTCTTTAAGCCTCCTTTCATAACATAAACTGTCAATCAATATACTGTATGTGAACTCGTCAGGTTTACACCCTTTGTTCTTCATCTCCTCGAACATCTCCATCGCAATATCTTGGTTCTTACTCAAGCATAGACCCTGTATCAAAGTATTAAACGTACAAACATCCGGCAACAACCCTTTGCTAACAAGAATTCGAGCAAGATCAGTGGCAGCTTCAATTTCATTCTCCTTACACAAAGCGCTAATAAGTGTATTATAAGTTACAGTATTTGGAGAACATTCTCTCAAAATCATTTGTTGCAAAATCTCTATCGCCTTTTCAAATTCACCTAACTTACACATTCCAGATATCAACGAATTATAAGTATACACATCAGGatcaaaacctttttca is from Medicago truncatula cultivar Jemalong A17 chromosome 1, MtrunA17r5.0-ANR, whole genome shotgun sequence and encodes:
- the LOC25484125 gene encoding pentatricopeptide repeat-containing protein At3g53700, chloroplastic, which gives rise to MFDVCNIVSMTLLSPLHSLPHPFPRTLNPHPHSTPTPPLSFSSNSTFKFPTLCTTPSSTTHHPLPPNETLLLQLTQSSSFDSITTLLKQLKSSGSIPNATTFATLIQSFTNFHEIENLLKILENELGFKPDTNFYNIALNALVEDNKLKLVEMLHSKMVNEGIVLDVSTFNVLIKALCKAHQLRPAILMLEEMANHGLKPDEITFTTLMQGFIEEGDLNGALKMKKQMLGYGCLLTNVSVKVLVNGFCKEGRVEEALRFVLEVSEEGFSPDQVTFNSLVNGFCRIGNVNDALDIVDFMIEKGFDPDVYTYNSLISGMCKLGEFEKAIEILQQMILRECSPNTVTYNTLISALCKENEIEAATDLARILVSKGLLPDVCTFNTLIQGLCLSKNQDIAMEMFEEMKNKGCKPDEFTYSILIDSLCYERRLKEALMLLKEMESSGCARNAVVYNTLIDGLCKSRRIEDAEEIFDQMELLGVSRSSVTYNTLIDGLCKNKRVEEASQLMDQMIMEGLKPDKFTYNSLLTYFCRVGDIEKAGDIVQTMASNGCEPDIFTYGTLIGGLCRAGRVDVASKLLRSVQMKGIVLTPHAYNPVIQALFMRKRTKEGMRLFREMMEKSDPPDALTHKIVFRGLCNGGGPIQEAIDFTVEMLEKGILPEFPSFGFLAEGLCSLSMEDTLIELINMVMEKAQMSERETSMIRGFLKIRKFNDALANLGGILDRQNPKRYN
- the LOC25484124 gene encoding NADPH-dependent aldehyde reductase-like protein, chloroplastic; amino-acid sequence: MATTPQQVIEPLPLQNRVAIITGSSRGIGREIAIHLSSLGARIVINHSSSNSLSADSLAADINATSPLPRATVIGADISDQSQVQSLFDSAERFFNSPIHILINCAGVIDDTYPSIANTSIESFDRVFGVNARGAFLCAREAANRLKRGGGGRIILFSSSQVAALRPGFAAYTAAKAAVETMTKILAKELKGTGITANCVAPGPIATEMFFGGRTEEQVQKIIDESPLGRLGETKDVAPLVGFLASDAGEWVNGQIIRINGGYV
- the LOC25484123 gene encoding actin-depolymerizing factor 4, producing the protein MANAASGMAVNDECKLKFLELKAKRTYRYIIYKIEEKQKQVVVDKVGDPANGYDDFTANLPADECRYAVYDFDFVTEENCQKSRIFFIAWCPDISRVRSKMIYASSKDRFKRELDGIQVELQATDPTEMDLDVFKSRVN